In Candidatus Hydrogenedentota bacterium, a single window of DNA contains:
- a CDS encoding PKD domain-containing protein: MAVQHSPSLYVYSALSILAAVCVGCPSATGPEAAFTGAPTSGSAPLTVQFTDQSSGGSSTIVSWSWDFGDGATSSVANPSHTYTGPGQYAVSLTVTSSEGSDTESKPAYISIEIGRAQYLPGTQVGLVNETVGQYGAELLGPAGTPLEGVIVRIPPATIEDGTPVRVGYDTGTLVPIEGEAVGPIVTLDIGTNAMLEQPIEIVIPCPLTPGSSQVPVPYYIDAEDGLSLVELADVDEETGRVTLLTYHASSYGVVITDEELCDCLIANRWFEPGMDGFKIANEGSAVNRQGECLGMTMWALWYYLNHKQDGAFYPLYMFTVPPVGLTGQDIIATRAFTSVTQMRWLNIGRSLMLFFQSNRKNAAVIRNALVNSGKPVLLRVDRETKAGDEQGSHSVLAYAFRIHPEAQPRIEFDIYDPNYPGLAKTIKFNSDTGAWDYENYNWVNYYGNGSLRVKEAYEYILEDANNQFHSSSDAVITVTSHSNNEEVPDRVTTLHGTIESGEVAVTELEVWVNSESYKTSVPFDGQFYLDVPLQYGKNFLTFITRGQDEDGNKRVVGNNMLNQEFVLKGTFPLAVIRVELTWDKPGTDLDLYVYDPAGDVSWYADKLTDDGGELDYDDRYDCGPEHWTLTTTDTVQWGQDYRVRVHYFRDNDNGPTNYTMTIVLYEGELYETTQTYRGSISESDPENGDPARTGPDWRDIAVVTPAGGPKARWDNIRMPETDEPFYVRETPKAAAVK; this comes from the coding sequence ATGGCTGTGCAGCACTCGCCAAGCTTATACGTGTATTCAGCTTTGAGTATCCTTGCCGCCGTGTGTGTCGGCTGCCCATCCGCGACCGGTCCTGAGGCTGCGTTCACAGGGGCCCCCACTTCGGGTTCGGCACCCCTGACGGTTCAGTTTACCGACCAGTCATCCGGAGGCAGTTCCACTATCGTGAGTTGGAGCTGGGATTTCGGCGATGGCGCCACAAGTTCAGTGGCGAATCCCTCGCATACCTATACAGGGCCGGGTCAGTACGCCGTCTCGCTTACAGTAACCTCCTCGGAAGGAAGCGACACGGAGTCCAAGCCCGCCTATATTTCGATAGAAATCGGCCGGGCCCAGTACCTTCCCGGTACCCAAGTCGGACTGGTGAACGAGACCGTAGGCCAATATGGTGCGGAACTGCTGGGGCCCGCCGGCACGCCTCTTGAAGGCGTGATCGTGCGAATCCCGCCGGCCACGATCGAGGACGGCACGCCGGTGAGGGTCGGCTATGACACCGGTACACTGGTGCCCATAGAAGGCGAGGCCGTTGGCCCCATCGTCACGCTGGATATCGGCACGAATGCCATGCTGGAACAGCCCATCGAGATCGTCATCCCGTGTCCCTTGACTCCCGGAAGCAGTCAAGTGCCCGTGCCTTACTATATCGATGCGGAAGACGGCCTCTCGCTGGTCGAACTGGCGGATGTTGACGAAGAGACCGGGAGGGTGACTCTGTTGACGTACCACGCCTCGTCCTATGGCGTGGTCATAACGGACGAGGAACTCTGCGACTGCCTGATTGCCAATCGGTGGTTTGAACCAGGCATGGACGGGTTCAAGATTGCGAACGAGGGCAGCGCGGTAAACCGCCAAGGCGAATGCTTGGGAATGACCATGTGGGCGCTCTGGTATTACCTGAACCACAAACAGGATGGCGCCTTTTACCCCCTGTACATGTTCACGGTGCCGCCGGTGGGCTTGACCGGGCAGGACATCATTGCGACGCGGGCGTTTACGTCTGTTACGCAGATGCGCTGGCTGAATATCGGGCGCTCGCTCATGCTCTTTTTCCAATCCAATAGGAAAAACGCCGCTGTCATACGCAACGCGCTGGTCAATTCGGGCAAACCGGTTCTCCTGCGAGTTGACCGCGAGACCAAAGCCGGCGATGAGCAAGGCTCGCATTCGGTCTTGGCCTACGCCTTTCGCATCCACCCCGAGGCACAACCCCGGATTGAATTCGACATCTATGACCCGAACTACCCGGGCCTGGCCAAGACCATCAAGTTCAACAGCGATACGGGCGCCTGGGATTACGAGAATTACAACTGGGTCAACTACTACGGCAACGGCTCGCTCCGGGTCAAGGAAGCCTACGAGTACATCTTGGAAGATGCGAACAACCAGTTCCATTCGAGCAGCGACGCCGTGATCACGGTGACCTCACATTCCAATAACGAAGAGGTGCCCGACCGGGTCACGACGCTGCACGGCACCATCGAGAGCGGCGAGGTCGCGGTGACCGAACTCGAGGTGTGGGTGAACAGCGAGAGTTACAAGACCTCGGTGCCTTTTGACGGCCAATTCTACCTGGACGTTCCTCTTCAGTACGGCAAGAATTTCCTCACGTTTATCACGCGCGGGCAGGACGAGGACGGGAACAAGCGGGTCGTGGGCAACAATATGCTCAACCAGGAATTTGTCCTGAAAGGGACGTTTCCGCTCGCCGTGATCCGCGTCGAGCTGACCTGGGACAAGCCGGGCACGGACCTGGACCTCTATGTCTACGACCCTGCGGGCGACGTTTCATGGTACGCAGACAAACTAACCGACGACGGCGGCGAGCTCGATTACGACGACCGGTACGACTGCGGCCCGGAGCATTGGACCTTGACCACAACCGACACGGTCCAGTGGGGCCAGGACTATCGCGTGCGGGTGCACTACTTCCGCGATAACGACAATGGACCGACGAACTACACCATGACCATTGTCCTTTACGAGGGCGAACTCTACGAGACGACCCAGACGTACCGGGGCTCGATCAGCGAAAGCGACCCCGAGAACGGCGACCCGGCCCGCACGGGGCCCGACTGGCGGGATATAGCGGTAGTCACCCCGGCAGGAGGCCCTAAGGCGCGCTGGGACAATATACGCATGCCCGAGACCGACGAGCCATTTTACGTACGTGAGACCCCAAAGGCTGCCGCAGTCAAGTGA